Proteins encoded by one window of Torulaspora delbrueckii CBS 1146 chromosome 2, complete genome:
- the DSK2 gene encoding ubiquitin domain-containing protein DSK2 (similar to Saccharomyces cerevisiae DSK2 (YMR276W); ancestral locus Anc_8.837) yields the protein MSITVQVKCGQSKWEVSVNPEKTVAEFKDEIAKVSEIPAANQRLIYSGKILKDDQNVESYKIQDGHAIHLVKSGGGGGNTAAKASTSSQESNTAAPGSATVPSNIASGQTGGFNPLSDLTSARYAGFTNLPSADMFGPDGGLTNMPNQDDMLGMLENPIFQSQMNEMLSNPQMVDFMIQSNPQLQAMGPQARQLLQSPFFRQMLTNPQMLRQSMQFSSMMNPSGGNDAAAASFPAPGDSTTEASSTEANTDANANTNANANTNAANPFAAMFNPGSNPLASMFGNQGVGAADNQQNQPFDPSMLASLLGGGAAQQRAEQDNRPPEERYEQQLRQLNDMGFFDFEKNVAALRRSGGSVQGALDSLLNGDV from the coding sequence ATGTCGATTACAGTGCAGGTAAAGTGTGGTCAGAGCAAGTGGGAAGTCTCTGTGAACCCTGAAAAGACAGTGGCGGAGTTCAAGGACGAGATTGCCAAGGTGTCAGAGATCCCAGCCGCTAATCAGCGGTTGATCTACTCTGGTAAGATTCTGAAGGACGACCAAAATGTAGAGAGTTACAAGATACAGGATGGGCATGCGATTCATTTGGTGAAATCCGGTGGAGGAGGTGGTAATACTGCAGCAAAAGCAAGTACTAGCAGCCAGGAAAGCAACACAGCTGCTCCAGGTAGTGCTACTGTGCCCAGCAATATTGCCTCTGGCCAAACAGGTGGTTTCAACCCGCTTAGCGATTTGACAAGTGCTCGTTACGCCGGTTTTACTAATCTTCCTTCTGCGGATATGTTTGGTCCAGATGGTGGATTGACTAATATGCCTAATCAGGATGATATGCTTGGGATGTTGGAGAATCCCATTTTTCAGTCGCAGATGAATGAAATGTTGAGTAACCCTCAGATGGTAGACTTCATGATCCAGTCGAACCCACAGTTGCAAGCTATGGGCCCACAGGCCAGGCAGTTGTTGCAAAGTCCCTTTTTCAGACAGATGTTAACCAATCCGCAGATGCTCAGACAAAGTATGCAGTTCTCCAGCATGATGAACCCCAGTGGAGGTAACGATGCGGCAGCAGCATCGTTCCCAGCGCCAGGCGATTCCACAACAGAGGCATCGTCGACCGAAGCCAACACAGATGCAAATGCGAATACGAACGCAAACGCAAACACAAACGCAGCCAATCCATTTGCTGCTATGTTCAACCCAGGTAGCAATCCATTGGCCTCCATGTTTGGTAACCAGGGTGTTGGTGCCGCTGATAACCAGCAAAATCAGCCATTCGATCCATCAATGCTCGCTAGTCTACTCGGTGGGGGCGCTGCTCAACAGAGAGCCGAACAAGACAATAGACCTCCTGAAGAACGCTACGAACAGCAGCTGAGACAGCTGAATGACATgggcttctttgatttcgaAAAGAATGTGGCAGCATTAAGACGGAGCGGTGGGTCTGTGCAAGGAGCCTTAGATAGTTTACTCAATGGTGACGTTTAG
- the FCP1 gene encoding protein serine/threonine phosphatase (similar to Saccharomyces cerevisiae FCP1 (YMR277W); ancestral locus Anc_8.839) — translation MTTPVFSPEVLPYPITIDQLIAPIGSHVEKGQRLFAFKFWYMVEIASSPDENEGGHRKKTVRESIEFFEAPFEGDLMSWNVDVGDEVVAPNQAICEISRPCNHDIVYGGLCTLCGKEVDESEQFNGNLAISHTDVNLKVSRKEATDIENNLKTRLRESKKLVLVVDLDQTVIHCGVDPTIGEWKRDSSNPNYEALKDVQSFALDEEPILPLLYMGPKPPVRKCWYYVKVRPGLKEFFDKVAPLFEMHIYTMATRAYALEIAKIIDPDGSLFGDRILSRDENGSITQKSLERLFPTDQSMVVVIDDRGDVWNWCPNLIKVVPYNFFVGVGDINSNFLPRQQNTMLQLGRGARKKTQESDELITDIMDTEKKLQEKIDEEVKRQEEKLNHQMASGEEVPAPESKDQLAKKLEYSASLEVQQQNRPLATLQKHMHNQRLLVDDDDELNYLREILAKVHDEYYKTLGQDSEKKADIKTLLPLMKSKVFEDCHFVFSGLIPLGTNINRADIVLWTNMFGAQSSPEIDDSTTHVITRTPGTYKARIAKAFNENIKVVHPDWVFECLVSWKHVDEKPYELIVEQTATDEELGDYKQKLARRSSALAEQEMELAMESAKNGTINLFAGGTSWLNDDDDDEMPDGLDDSDDEDDDDEQEEEKTEDQNQVVDGHTSQPKRSLENDHDSLGDSSPYKKSHVDELKQDNDSDSEIEEELLNALDE, via the coding sequence ATGACTACTCCCGTATTTTCGCCTGAAGTACTTCCATACCCGATTACCATTGACCAACTTATAGCGCCCATCGGCAGTCACGTCGAGAAGGGACAGCGGTTGTTCGCGTTTAAGTTTTGGTATATGGTAGAGATAGCCTCTTCTCCCGATGAGAACGAAGGCGGTCATAGGAAGAAGACTGTACGGGAATCGATCGAATTTTTCGAGGCTCCATTTGAAGGTGATTTGATGAGTTGGAATGTTGATGTGGGAGATGAGGTGGTAGCACCTAACCAAGCGATTTGCGAGATTTCAAGGCCGTGTAATCACGATATTGTGTATGGTGGTCTTTGTACTTTGTGCGGAAAGGAAGTCGATGAAAGCGAACAGTTCAATGGAAATTTGGCAATCTCGCATACCGATgtaaatttgaaagtaaGCCGTAAGGAAGCTACTGATATTGAAaataatttgaagacaAGGTTGCGCGAGAGTAAAAAGTTGGTTCTGGTGGTTGACCTTGATCAGACTGTGATACACTGTGGGGTGGACCCTACCATCGGTGAATGGAAACGTGATTCTTCTAATCCCAATTATGAAGCATTGAAAGACGTACAGTCATTTGCATtagatgaagaaccaatACTACCCCTGTTGTATATGGGCCCAAAGCCTCCGGTACGGAAATGCTGGTACTATGTGAAAGTAAGGCCAGGGctgaaagagtttttcGATAAAGTTGCTCCTCTGTTTGAAATGCATATCTACACAATGGCTACGAGGGCGTATGCCCTTGAGATAGCAAAAATTATTGACCCAGATGGATCACTGTTTGGAGATCGTATTCTTTCTCGTGACGAAAACGGCTCTATCACGCAAAAATCGTTGGAGCGCCTGTTTCCCACAGATCAATCCATGGTGGTTGTTATCGATGATAGAGGAGATGTTTGGAATTGGTGCCCTAACTTAATTAAAGTGGTGCCTTACAACTTTTTTGTTGGTGTCGGGGACATCAATTCGAATTTTCTGCCAAGGCAGCAAAACACGATGTTACAACTGGGAAGAGGTGCACGGAAAAAGACTCAGGAATCTGATGAACTTATAACTGATATTATGGATACGGAAAAAAAACTACAGGAAAagatcgatgaagaggtAAAACGCCAGGAGGAAAAGTTAAACCACCAGATGGCTTCAGGTGAAGAAGTCCCTGCTCCCGAGTCTAAGGATCAGCTGGcgaaaaaattggaataCTCGGCTTCCTTAGAAGTGCAGCAACAAAACAGGCCCCTAGCAACTTTACAAAAACATATGCATAATCAAAGACTCTTGgttgatgacgatgatgaactaAATTATCTGCgagaaattttggcaaAGGTTCATGATGAATACTACAAGACGCTCGGGCAGGATTCTGAAAAAAAGGCTGACATAAAGACTTTGCTGCCTCTAATGAAGAGTAAGGTTTTTGAGGATTGTCATTTTGTATTCTCAGGGCTCATACCTCTCGGTACCAATATAAATAGAGCCGATATTGTACTTTGGACCAACATGTTCGGCGCCCAAAGCTCTccagaaattgatgattcaaCAACTCACGTCATTACCAGAACACCTGGAACATATAAGGCCCGTATTGCGAAGGCATTCAACGAAAATATCAAGGTTGTGCATCCTGATTGGGTTTTTGAGTGTCTTGTCTCATGGAAGCATGTTGACGAAAAGCCATACGAGCTTATCGTCGAGCAGACAGCTACCGATGAAGAGCTGGGAGACTACAAACAAAAACTTGCGAGAAGAAGTTCGGCATTAGCTGAGCAGGAAATGGAATTGGCTATGGAGTCTGCAAAGAATGGGACCATCAATCTGTTCGCAGGTGGAACTTCGTGGCTTAacgacgacgatgatgacgagatGCCGGATGGATTAGATgatagtgatgatgaggatgatgatgacgagcaggaagaagagaaaacaGAGGATCAAAACCAGGTGGTTGACGGGCACACTTCGCAACCAAAGCGATCGCTTGAGAACGACCATGACTCTCTCGGTGACTCCAGCCCGTACAAGAAGTCTCATgtggatgaattgaagcAAGACAATGACAGTGACTCAGAAATCGAGGAGGAATTGCTCAACGCTCTTGATGAGTGA
- the DAT1 gene encoding Dat1p (similar to Saccharomyces cerevisiae DAT1 (YML113W); ancestral locus Anc_8.836) encodes MAKTLAQGRKPGSGRKPGKGKTLREGRKPGSGRRRKNFDEQDSSVRNTGKMTYPSRGSRSCRRLGGGWNGNPEQQQLQQLQQQSGMANTRTPTPTPTPTPTHILPDLRSPHFLAHITAPEPPIGASRLPLTQSRLLSNTTGGSTGSFSLHDMNPYSITPQFMHSPPAVASSLMVPIGNSGSSVGSSSDNASNSFQDTKVTNRDDPAGSVLIHTSI; translated from the coding sequence ATGGCTAAGACGTTGGCTCAGGGTAGAAAACCAGGTAGTGGACGTAAGCCAGGGAAGGGGAAAACTTTGAGGGAAGGAAGAAAACCTGGGAGCGGTAGAAGGCGTAAAAACTTCGATGAGCAAGACAGTTCGGTGCGAAATACGGGGAAGATGACTTATCCTTCTAGGGGATCTAGAAGCTGTAGACGCCTTGGAGGGGGTTGGAATGGTAATCCTGAGCAACAGCAATTACAACAGTTACAACAGCAATCAGGGATGGCAAACACTCGAACTCCTACTCCAACGCCGACACCTACACCTACACATATACTACCCGATTTGAGATCTCCACATTTCTTGGCTCATATAACAGCTCCTGAGCCACCTATCGGGGCCTCGAGGTTGCCTCTGACTCAGAGCAGGTTGCTGTCAAACACAACTGGAGGGAGTACCGGATCCTTTTCACTTCACGATATGAATCCTTACTCGATCACTCCTCAATTCATGCATTCTCCACCTGCAGTGGcttcatctttgatggtTCCCATCGGTAATAGCGGCTCATCGGTAGGCTCTTCTTCGGACAACGCTAGCAACTCTTTTCAGGACACCAAGGTCACCAATAGGGACGATCCGGCTGGCTCCGTTCTCATTCACACAAGTATTTGA
- the TAF8 gene encoding Taf8p (similar to Saccharomyces cerevisiae TAF8 (YML114C); ancestral locus Anc_8.838), with amino-acid sequence MEDHSHERHIQLTHLPTLDEIDHGKTEAAVVKILSKAVALQLKPMKADISKFAFEHLMILIDDQLNDMIGQLHRFSNVQRRESIAKGDVHLFLQGYNLTPADLDKQHQASQYYSKTYGKEFDSLHSLKETFTDAVVDEDNGSEDVINELVRPNNPLIRYIPKWMPAFPPDHTYKFTPQYNQPITDETIIRRRIVDEGKQSEVALLHLLKNMNPPTPSSDADGASYDEALVREETAAIYGNEQKKRKKNASSSSDLLSKLPQTNFSIEEYARSRVEIARKKVVEYEERQMKLQRNPFIKYSKIALSNSSDKSGRRQATREIHSMLQRSLQHLIKSIPELQMTKQDARRKAEQKRDERLQELRDKKAQKLKNFTDQQLENGDINLLDLDENNDDFFNYSGSEDEDLPQAEFENPSMTNDIPVPNLPTPAPEEHSRAEAQSHSEVQPVIESNAQPEAQAQAQSESQAQAESMAEVEQQTPAQMETQVMPEAESHQERSSVESQHELASPPEVDAQPQEQESDEDDTNFLFDESITTEQQDEIQL; translated from the coding sequence ATGGAGGACCATTCGCACGAAAGACACATTCAATTGACCCATCTGCCGACTTTGGATGAGATTGATCATGGGAAGACGGAGGCAGCAGTAGTGAAGATTCTAAGCAAAGCCGTTGctttgcaattgaaacCCATGAAAGCGGATATCTCTAAATTTGCATTTGAACATTTGATGATACTTATTGATGACCAATTAAACGATATGATAGGACAGTTACACAGGTTTAGTAATGTACAGAGACGTGAGTCGATAGCGAAGGGAGACGTGCACCTTTTCCTCCAAGGTTACAACTTGACCCCAGCCGACCTAGATAAGCAGCATCAGGCTTCGCAGTATTACTCCAAAACATATGGTAAGGAGTTTGATTCTTTACACAGTTTGAAGGAGACTTTTACCGATGCAGTGGTAGATGAGGATAACGGTTCCGAGGATGTCATCAACGAATTAGTACGTCCGAACAATCCACTAATAAGATACATACCGAAATGGATGCCCGCATTTCCGCCTGATCACACTTATAAGTTTACGCCTCAGTATAATCAACCGATTACAGATGAAACAATTATTAGAAGAAGGATTGTGGACGAAGGTAAGCAGTCAGAAGTTGCCCTTTTGcaccttttgaaaaatatgaaTCCACCAACACCTTCATCAGATGCGGATGGGGCATCATATGATGAGGCGCTAGTCAGGGAAGAAACAGCGGCAATCTATGGCAAcgagcaaaagaagaggaagaaaaatgcGTCTAGTTCATCTGATTTACTGTCGAAGTTACCGCAGACCAATTTCAGCATCGAAGAATACGCCCGTAGTCGTGTTGAAATCGCAAGAAAGAAAGTTGTAGAATACGAGGAGAGGCAAAtgaaattgcaaagaaaccCGTTCATCAAGTATTCGAAGATTGCactatcaaattcatccGACAAATCAGGCAGGCGGCAGGCCACAAGAGAGATACACTCGATGCTGCAGAgatctcttcaacaccTAATAAAAAGCATACCTGAATTGCAAATGACTAAGCAGGATGCACGCAGGAAGGCTGAACAAAAGAGAGATGAACGGTTACAAGAGCTGCGAGATAAAAAAGCTCAGAAGCTTAAAAATTTCACAGATCAACAACTGGAGAACGGGGATATCAATTTGCTGGATCTGGATGAAAACAACGacgatttcttcaactacTCTGGAAGTGAGGACGAGGATTTGCCGCAAGCAGAGTTTGAGAACCCATCGATGACGAATGACATTCCGGTGCCCAATCTTCCTACTCCAGCGCCCGAGGAACATTCACGGGCAGAGGCACAGTCACATTCGGAGGTTCAACCAGTGATAGAATCAAATGCGCAACCAGAAGCACAAGCACAGGCACAATCAGAATCTCAAGCACAAGCAGAATCAATGGCAGAAGTGGAGCAACAGACGCCTGCACAGATGGAAACACAGGTAATGCCAGAGGCTGAATCACACCAAGAACGTTCAAGTGTTGAATCACAACATGAATTGGCAAGTCCACCAGAAGTCGACGCGCAACCGCAAGAACAGGAAAGCGATGAAGACGACACTAACTTCCTTTTTGATGAGTCGATTACAACAGAACAACAAGACGAAATTCAGCTATAA
- the CTK3 gene encoding Ctk3p (similar to Saccharomyces cerevisiae CTK3 (YML112W); ancestral locus Anc_8.835) — translation MDSFEARLQFIQVLKNLQKTLNVLKTGGHDESRSNSPSLNRSTGTDPIQFYLKNYYQHYEDFHQCLFDTASKMDPLDRINVVLYYARIMCILKSRDSDVNSRILKDHLLPSLDKLLLLALPVNEWNALTNLKSCIEVFQWLNEVWGNVMSWTDEIPQVDLSIPISQLTWYECPADTADPEQSFKNAVLLLKDRLAKQQYLFEYYKTNGICDLATSSSSSTILHRMENDREKHKRLKENNWVLERPSISIVDPQEFRSMWENEPYNTLTKQDYKNIKDLNRIAQQSYATGYN, via the coding sequence ATGGACTCCTTCGAGGCCCGATTGCAGTTCATTCAAGTGCTCaagaatttgcaaaagaccCTAAATGTGTTAAAGACGGGAGGGCATGATGAGTCGAGGTCTAATTCACCCAGTTTGAATAGATCGACGGGTACAGATCCAATACAGTTttacttgaaaaattactaCCAGCACTATGAAGATTTTCATCAGTGCCTGTTTGATACTGCATCTAAGATGGACCCACTCGATAGGATCAATGTTGTGTTGTATTACGCTCGCATCATGTGTATACTAAAGAGCCGAGATTCTGACGTCAACTCTAGGATACTTAAAGACCACCTGCTGCCTTCGCTCGATAAATTGCTACTTCTAGCTTTACCCGTGAATGAATGGAATGCATTAACTAATCTAAAATCATGCATCGAAGTGTTTCAATGGCTCAATGAAGTATGGGGGAATGTCATGAGCTGGACTGACGAAATACCACAAGTGGATCTCAGTATCCCAATTTCACAACTGACATGGTACGAGTGTCCTGCAGATACAGCTGATCCAGAGCAAAGTTTCAAAAATGCTGTGTTATTACTCAAGGACCGTTTGGCGAAACAACAGTATCTTTTCGAATACTACAAGACCAACGGGATTTGCGACCTAGCGACATCGAGCTCCAGCTCTACTATTCTGCATCGCATGGAAAATGACCGCGAGAAGCACAAGAGATTAAAAGAGAACAATTGGGTCCTCGAACGGCCCTCCATTAGCATTGTCGATCCTCAGGAATTCAGGTCTATGTGGGAAAACGAACCTTATAATACACTTACCAAGCAGGACTACAAGAACATTAAGGACCTTAATAGGATAGCTCAACAGAGCTACGCAACGGGTTATAATTGA